The DNA region caactaaaagaggtgaacttaaatgaggtgttacaaaatcacattgatagcagcgcgaagtcaattcaacggagctaacaaagagaatcttaagaaaaatatgtaaatgtgtggtttttcactcctgaaaaacactgaaagtggggccgctgcgtcgttcaaccagcgcaccgccgaatcggagtaccatacgcggccaccggagctggtcaggagcgtagactagagagaggtcggaggagggcttcgctcaatttttaacattccgcccgCCATAACTAACAGCGTTAGTTATCGAGATGACTAGAGAGGTTGAAATTCCTTCTTGGTTGCTTCTGGAGAGGAGACTGGCAGAATTGCAAACTTCGAGATCGGTCTAGTTAGAGTGGACGTGGAGGTCTTGAGGGGACCCTGGGTGCATGGTCATTACTCGCCCTAATGGCCACTTACAAGGAGGTAATCGCTCGTCAGTGATGAGAAAGGGACGAGATGGTCTGAGACGTTGTTCTGGTAATTGTCCCATGAGTTGTTGAGCTCTTGTACCTCGTTGCCTTGCACATATAACACACTTCAGGATGTGGGATTTCACTGGGGCTCTTCTtccaatgatccaatattgttgTCGGATGGTGGACAGTGTGAGTTGTGTACCTCCATGGATTGTTTGTTTGTGAGCAGAATCTATAATCagagaagtcaattgagaagctcgaggaattattgcaggatgcttgctatctgggtctaatacagcgttggtgattcgtccgcctacacgaatgacaccttcatgatccggcccgaaggaccaaatgttaaaaaatcgagggtgttatgatttttaattaaagagtagtggactgtattaaaagataattgagttggagatggtataaaaacatttattaagtatcattcacaaccataaaatgaatatgtcacctgcatgaagctaatacagtaaaaagcaactaatattaaccacatctataaaatcagagagacaatatccaattaaaaacaagagatggtccagagcagttcaaatgagaagtcacttgatgtcagacttagacgttgaggagttcaataaattcaatatcaacacaacggttacacagtaaTAGGGCAATCaagtgaaaattgattgcgagagcctcctttttctatcagaaaacgcgaaggttagaatattgaattttaaagagaagacgcgagagtacagagaaataggcccgaggtgaaactgcaatgtctaagtctgatcatcaacgagaaatcgatacattaaagttgagttgatcaataatgttaatgtaagtatgagcagaacaagagtagcacaagttaaatgagaagcacagaattaatgaatttgagaagcactagaatattaaaaataatatgaaaagggcaataaattctaataaaatgagaagttcgataataattaattaaatgaaaagaacaatcataattaatatgagaagaacatagtataattcatatacattgagatgatcttgaagagtgcaaaaatttatcaatgaattcagcatttacagagacgaactgcttacaagtaagcacgattagaacgttcatcagaaaaatagaagaaacaattgataaattaagagaagtcatgagagtactgagttgaataaatctctaatcgtagattttgagataaGCTGAaagctgagaaaactaacatgcatgttgagtccgatgaatgaatatagaagagaaacaatgagagtacatattaaagagtagaccataccaagtgagtagacatgagtgttcgagcagactttccagggtggagcctaggtcgaggtgtatcgagcagtATCATTGATCGTTTAACTAACGTTGAGGTGTTCAtatcctgttctgaggaaaacagctacatccagggtccaccctggagaatatgaggattcattcatctgaaactcaacaacagtaattagtcatataATGTACTTCGAGGTGATCAGAAGAGTTgtcataaaaatgattaaactgattctaataataaagaatattaagagaagacaatgaatcagatatcaattttatggagatgagcttgagaagtttcaatcctggtgctacatacccattttcatgtgagaagatctagagaagtctgaaaatctatataaattatgaaatataataaaatatatagttctgagaagacaatagttcgagttgagttgagtagacatttcaattgagcagtgctcgcaaggattcggaatctatttctagattctgaatctcttgcacgtggacttatttcttcagagtgaaatggtcatgaaaatggtgtaatttataagttgagcagtctgagagtacgttaccttatgagatgaacaatttagcaccaggattgatgcgagatgacttgaaaaattaagaacaactaaaagaggtgaacttaaaatgaggtgttacaaaatcacattgatagcagcgcgaagtcaattcaacggagctaacaaagagaatcttaagaagaatatgtaaatgtgtggtttttcactcctgaaaaaccctgaaagtggggccgctgcgtcgttcaaccagcgcaccgccgaatcgggtaccatacgtggccaccggagctggtcagtagcgtcgactagagagaggtcggaggggggcttcgctcaatttttaacattccgcccgCCATAACTAACAGCGTTAGACGACGCGAGATGACTAGAGAGGTTGAAATTCTGGTTGCTTCGTCTGAAGAGGTGACTGGTAGAATGGCTTTCTTCGAGATTGGTCGGGTTAGAGTGGACGTGGAGGTCTTGAGGGGACCCTGGGTGCATGGTCATTACTCGCCCTAATGGCCACTTACAAGGAGGTAATTGCTCGTCGGTGATGAGAAAGGGGACGAGATGGTCTGACACGTTGTTCTGGTACTTGTCCCATGAGTTGTTAAGCTTTTATACCTCGTTGCCTTGCACATATAACACACTTCAGGATGTGGGATTTCACTGGGGCTCTTCTtccaatgatccaatattgttgTCGGATGGTGGACAGTGTGAGTTGCGTACCTCCATGGAGTGTTCGTTTGTGAGCAGAATCTATAATCagagaagtcaattgagaagctcgaggaattattgcaggatgcttgctatctgggtctaatagagcgttggtgattcgtccgcctacacgaatgacaccttcatggtcgatgaacgccgtgagtctactgaacacatgtgaggatgacagagcagtaccattttgaagagccttgagttcttgaggaaaatacacttgttgagtagccttgatccaatagatccttgatttttccaagtcagttgaggtgagcggagttgagaagttcagagttgaggacttgaggagtgtctgagtcgggcgaggactcttaaacagagagaggtgattcttaacagtttattgagagaagaatacctgtatataagatcccacgagtagtcttgagttacggccgtgaggaggttcttggtgggtcttgcttcagattcggggtcaattgtcgttgccggctgacgattgggccaggaatctggtgacttggaaatccatggtggtcccgtccaccatagagtgCTGTTCAGTAGTTGAGATGACGAGAAGCCACGAGAAGCACTGTCCGCTGGATTTTCCTTGCCGGAAACGTATCTCCATTGCGCAGTTGGAGTTAGGTCTTGGATGAGCTCTACcctgtttcgaacaaagtccATCCAGCGTGCTGGGTGAGAAGTGATCCACGAGAGAGAGACTGTTGAGTCCGTCCACAAAGTCGTTGAGTGTATCTGTGTATCTAAAACACGATGAGCATAATTAGTTAACCTGGCCAGGATGAGAGATGCTGTGAGTTCGAGTCGCGGGATTGTGAGGCGTTTCAAAGGCgttacttttgttttcgagcagagcaatgtgactttggatcctgtggacggtgagcggactacgagatagaggactgctgccatggcaagttgagaagcatcagagaagccgtgaACTTCTATGGTAGCATTTTCTTGGGTGCCTACCCAGCGAGGTGCTCGTACATTGATCAATGATTTGAGATCTTCTCTGATGTTACACCATCTTTCTGTGAGTTGAGGTGAGAGTGGTTCGTCCCATGACAGTTTCTGGAGCCaaagttcctgcaacaacattttggccctgatcgtgacaggggatactaaaccaagtggatcaaagagttgagcgatatgagataacatagtacgtttagttaccACAGACCCAGATGAGCTTGAGTTGATCTTGAATGAGAAGTAATCCTCTTGAGGATACCAGAGTAGGCCTAGAAGTTTCGTTGAGGTAGGACAGTCGTCAAATGAGATCGGCGATGGTGTATCATTCCTTCCTCGGTTACCATCTTGAGCGTACTAGGAGAGTTCGATTGCCACTTTGCTAAGGGGAGGCCGCCCGCCATGCAGAGATTTTTCAAGTCGATAGCGATTTCTGAGAGTTCTTCTTTCGTGTCTGCACCACCAtatatatcatcaacatagcgacCTTTGATGA from Coccinella septempunctata chromosome 1, icCocSept1.1, whole genome shotgun sequence includes:
- the LOC123317844 gene encoding uncharacterized protein LOC123317844; this encodes MYCSGQIMVHPDDWDLQCILWRNSENEIATYHLTTVTYGTKAAPFLAILVLLQLIEDEGHKYPLAIPPLIKGRYVDDIYGGADTKEELSEIAIDLKNLCMAGGLPLAKWQSNSPSTLKMVTEEGMIHHRRSHLTTVLPQRNF